From Quercus lobata isolate SW786 chromosome 11, ValleyOak3.0 Primary Assembly, whole genome shotgun sequence:
AATTATCTGACACACATACCCAAATTCTCAATTCAAAATGGCTCTTCACCCTTGCATCATTGTAGACTAACTGTGCAAGCGTTGTTTTACCCAAGCCCCCCATGCCCCATACAGCATAAATGGCCAGATTATCTTGATCATCAGACTCATTAGTGAGCAACACTTTAatgatcttttctttttcctcatcTCTTCCATAAATCTTACTTTCATTCACAAATGAGCCAGTTTGTCTTTTTTCTACATCAAAAGCTTCCATGTTTATATCTCCCTCTCCCAAGTGAAAAGATCTCTCCCTAGAAATGGCATCCAGTCTATCCCTCACATTCTTCAATTTATGTGCCATTTTCATGCGAAATATAAGTCTGTTTGGAAGAGAAAAGAATCTACTTACTTGGCTTGTCgcagctttctctctctccaccttTCGCATTAGAGCTTCAGTTGCAAACTCGTCCAGAACATTATCCGCATCACAAGCTACATCTTTGAGCTTTCCCAGCCAATCCATGATAACTTCATTGTTCCACTGCTTCTCCTCTGCATATTTGACAACGGATCGGATGGCAGACATCGTGCTCTTAAGATTGCCGAGCTCAGCTCCCAAGCCCCAAGCAACTCCAAATTCTTTAAGTGCAGAAGTATTCAAGTTCCCCACCACAGTGCTCACCAAGGCAGAAAGAAGTAAGTCCGCCATATGATCTCTCTTTCACTCAATCTAGTAATAAATTGCTATAGGAATACAGGATAGTTGAAGAGAAGTGAATTGCCAGAAGAGAAATGCTTTAATCAGCTACTATTTTGCTTCAAGGCCTATAATTTACCTGCAAGTCTTTCTACTTTTTGGCTCCACAGGGCGTGGACTTGAGTTGACTACAGCATATTCTCTTTTGGATGGTATATTCCTAGTGggattttaattaatgtttccGTCTTTCTTTCCTTGTCAGCTTTTTCACATCTGGCTCCACACGGCTTTGACTATACTATTCATTAGTGGATTCCAGATCTACTCCAGTTGATTAGTGATGGCCCACAAGGATTTTACTTTGTTTTAGATTTCTATAGGGCCGGCTGATGCAACTATTTAAGGTCCAAATAAAAGAAGGTCTttcttggaaaagaaaaaaaaaaaatatatatatatatatatatatatatgtatatactaaattttttatttttgaaaatatttttttaaggattgaAAAagttacctttatttttttaatttttgaagaaaatttttttaaaaatgaaaattaatatatGCCTTAaaggcacacattagtaaaattca
This genomic window contains:
- the LOC115969039 gene encoding putative disease resistance protein RGA3 isoform X2, whose protein sequence is MADLLLSALVSTVVGNLNTSALKEFGVAWGLGAELGNLKSTMSAIRSVVKYAEEKQWNNEVIMDWLGKLKDVACDADNVLDEFATEALMRKVEREKAATSQVSRFFSLPNRLIFRMKMAHKLKNVRDRLDAISRERSFHLGEGDINMEAFDVEKRQTGSFVNESKIYGRDEEKEKIIKVLLTNESDDQDNLAIYAVWGMGGLGKTTLAQLVYNDARVKSHFELRIWVCVSDNFQIKRLLRAIIESIDRGACSIFELDPLQQQLQEKLRGKRFLLVLDDVWNHEEWDPLKDMLTCG